A genomic window from Sorex araneus isolate mSorAra2 chromosome 2, mSorAra2.pri, whole genome shotgun sequence includes:
- the ST6GAL1 gene encoding beta-galactoside alpha-2,6-sialyltransferase 1 isoform X2 produces MIHTNVKKKFSCIVLVCLLFAIICVWKEKKKGGDDESLHLNSKGFRILEDLKKLTVGSISQSASSGSIQDPLRENQDLSRLRGSSNAKIQTSHLVWNKDSSSRNLVPRLQKIWKNYMKMNKYKVSYKGPGPGVKFSAEALSCHLRNRVNVSMVEPSDFPFNTSEWEGYLPKENIRTKTGLWGRCAVVSSAGSLKSSQLGQEIDDHDAVLRFNAAPTVNFQRDVGSKTTIRLMNSQLVTTERRFLKDSLYNEGILVVWDPSVYHSDIPKWYKNPDYGFFENYKSYRKLHPNQPFYILKPQMPWELWDILQEMAPEEIQPNPPSSGMLGIILMMTLCDQVDIYEFLPSKRKTDVCYYYQKFFDSACTMGAYHPLLYEKNLVKFLNLGTDEDIYLLGKATLPGFRSIRC; encoded by the exons ATGATTCACACCAACGTGAAGAAAAAGTTCAGCTGCATTGTACTGGTCTGTCTCTTATTTGCGATCATCTGTGtgtggaaggagaagaagaaagggggTGACGATGAGTCCCTTCATTTGAACTCCAAGGGATTCCGGATCTTGGAGGATCTGAAGAAGCTGACCGTGGGGTCTATTTCCCAATCTGCATCTTCAGGCAGCATTCAAGACCCGCTCAGGGAAAACCAAGACCTCAGCAGGCTCAGGGGGTCATCAAATGCCAAGATACAGACCTCCCACCTGGTGTGGAACAAGGACAGTTCTTCCAGAAACCTCGTCCCTCGGCTGCAGAAGATCTGGAAGAATTACATGAAAATGAATAAGTACAAAGTGTCCTACAAGGGGCCTGGGCCAGGTGTCAAGTTCAGTGCCGAAGCCCTGAGCTGCCACCTTCGGAACCGAGTGAACGTTTCCATGGTAGAACCCTCAGATTTTCCCTTCAACACCTCTGAATGGGAGGGTTACCTCCCCAAGGAGAACATTAGGACCAAGACTGGGCTCTGGGGCCGGTGTGCTGTTGTTTCATCAGCAGGATCTCTGAAGTCCTCCCAGCTGGGCCAAGAAATAG ACGATCATGATGCTGTCCTGAGGTTTAATGCAGCACCCACGGTCAACTTCCAGCGTGATGTGGGATCGAAAACCACCATTCGCCTGATGAACTCTCAG TTGGTCACCACAGAGCGGCGCTTCCTCAAGGACAGTCTGTACAATGAAGGAATCCTGGTTGTGTGGGACCCCTCTGTGTACCACTCAGATATCCCAAAG TGGTACAAGAATCCCGACTATGGCTTCTTTGAGAACTACAAGAGCTACAGGAAGCTGCATCCCAATCAGCCCTTTTATATCCTCAAGCCCCAGATGCCTTGGGAGCTGTGGGACATCCTTCAGGAAATGGCCCCTGAAGAGATTCAACCCAACCCACCCTCCTCCGGCATGCTTG GTATCATCCTCATGATGACGCTGTGTGACCAAGTGGATATTTACGAGTTCCTCCCATCCAAGCGCAAGACGGACGTGTGCTACTACTACCAGAAGTTCTTCGACAGCGCCTGCACCATGGGCGCCTACCACCCGCTCCTCTATGAGAAGAACCTGGTGAAGTTCCTTAACCTGGGCACCGACGAGGACATTTACCTGCTTGGAAAAGCCACACTGCCCGGCTTCCGGAGTATTCGCTGCTGA
- the ST6GAL1 gene encoding beta-galactoside alpha-2,6-sialyltransferase 1 isoform X1 — translation MWHHGLNPDRLHARRVFLLRTVSLSNTSFIMIHTNVKKKFSCIVLVCLLFAIICVWKEKKKGGDDESLHLNSKGFRILEDLKKLTVGSISQSASSGSIQDPLRENQDLSRLRGSSNAKIQTSHLVWNKDSSSRNLVPRLQKIWKNYMKMNKYKVSYKGPGPGVKFSAEALSCHLRNRVNVSMVEPSDFPFNTSEWEGYLPKENIRTKTGLWGRCAVVSSAGSLKSSQLGQEIDDHDAVLRFNAAPTVNFQRDVGSKTTIRLMNSQLVTTERRFLKDSLYNEGILVVWDPSVYHSDIPKWYKNPDYGFFENYKSYRKLHPNQPFYILKPQMPWELWDILQEMAPEEIQPNPPSSGMLGIILMMTLCDQVDIYEFLPSKRKTDVCYYYQKFFDSACTMGAYHPLLYEKNLVKFLNLGTDEDIYLLGKATLPGFRSIRC, via the exons GCGTGTCTTCCTGCTCAGAACAGTGTCTCTCTCGAACACGTCATTCATTATGATTCACACCAACGTGAAGAAAAAGTTCAGCTGCATTGTACTGGTCTGTCTCTTATTTGCGATCATCTGTGtgtggaaggagaagaagaaagggggTGACGATGAGTCCCTTCATTTGAACTCCAAGGGATTCCGGATCTTGGAGGATCTGAAGAAGCTGACCGTGGGGTCTATTTCCCAATCTGCATCTTCAGGCAGCATTCAAGACCCGCTCAGGGAAAACCAAGACCTCAGCAGGCTCAGGGGGTCATCAAATGCCAAGATACAGACCTCCCACCTGGTGTGGAACAAGGACAGTTCTTCCAGAAACCTCGTCCCTCGGCTGCAGAAGATCTGGAAGAATTACATGAAAATGAATAAGTACAAAGTGTCCTACAAGGGGCCTGGGCCAGGTGTCAAGTTCAGTGCCGAAGCCCTGAGCTGCCACCTTCGGAACCGAGTGAACGTTTCCATGGTAGAACCCTCAGATTTTCCCTTCAACACCTCTGAATGGGAGGGTTACCTCCCCAAGGAGAACATTAGGACCAAGACTGGGCTCTGGGGCCGGTGTGCTGTTGTTTCATCAGCAGGATCTCTGAAGTCCTCCCAGCTGGGCCAAGAAATAG ACGATCATGATGCTGTCCTGAGGTTTAATGCAGCACCCACGGTCAACTTCCAGCGTGATGTGGGATCGAAAACCACCATTCGCCTGATGAACTCTCAG TTGGTCACCACAGAGCGGCGCTTCCTCAAGGACAGTCTGTACAATGAAGGAATCCTGGTTGTGTGGGACCCCTCTGTGTACCACTCAGATATCCCAAAG TGGTACAAGAATCCCGACTATGGCTTCTTTGAGAACTACAAGAGCTACAGGAAGCTGCATCCCAATCAGCCCTTTTATATCCTCAAGCCCCAGATGCCTTGGGAGCTGTGGGACATCCTTCAGGAAATGGCCCCTGAAGAGATTCAACCCAACCCACCCTCCTCCGGCATGCTTG GTATCATCCTCATGATGACGCTGTGTGACCAAGTGGATATTTACGAGTTCCTCCCATCCAAGCGCAAGACGGACGTGTGCTACTACTACCAGAAGTTCTTCGACAGCGCCTGCACCATGGGCGCCTACCACCCGCTCCTCTATGAGAAGAACCTGGTGAAGTTCCTTAACCTGGGCACCGACGAGGACATTTACCTGCTTGGAAAAGCCACACTGCCCGGCTTCCGGAGTATTCGCTGCTGA